In Synechococcus sp. KORDI-52, one genomic interval encodes:
- a CDS encoding phosphoketolase — translation MTTAPHPKALEPLTAPTDEELQLLDAYWRTANYLAVGMIYLQDNPLLKEPLQPEHIKNRLLGHWGSSPGQAFIWTHANRLINKYDLDMIYMSGPGHGAPGARGPVYIDGSYSDRYPDKSLDAEGLKKFFKMFSFPGHIGSHCTAEMPGSIHEGGELGYVLSHACGSVLDNPELITIACVGDGEAETGPLATSWHVNKFINPIHDGAVLPILHLNGYKIANPTILSRIDPEELDNLLKGYGWTPIVVEGSDPLTMHREMAVAFEQAVLEIKAVQEQARSSGEAFRPRWPMIVLRSPKGWTGPEEIDGRKVENFWRSHQVPVADVKTNESHLRLLEDWMKSYRPEELFDENGAVRDHIRALSPKGERRMGSNPHTNGGVLRRDLLFPAIERYAVDVQSPGSSEVENTYPLGEVIRDLIRDNPGGYKLFGPDETHSNRLEAVYETTKKVWMANYLPEDLNGSELSRDGSVIEMLSEHTLVGMMEGYLLTGRNGFFHTYEAFAHVISSMYNQHCKWLEHCEEIPWRAPIGPWNCLISSTVWRQDHNGFTHQDPGFMDLAGNKKGSITRVYLPADANSLLAVAEQALVETNVSNIIISDKQKHLQYLTLDQARRHVAKGIGIWDWACNDDCGTDLDEPDVVLASAGDIPTKECLAAIEILREHIPQLKVRYVNVVKLFSLAPAGEHPHGLTDKDFNSLFTTDKPVIFNFHGYPWLIHRLTYSRTNHANFHVRGYKEKGNINTPLELAISNQIDRFNLVIDVIDRVETLGSRAAHIKERMKDEIHNHRCYAYTHGMDAPEINNWRWTFSHGGSIS, via the coding sequence ATGACCACCGCCCCCCATCCAAAGGCACTGGAACCGCTCACGGCACCCACCGATGAGGAGTTGCAGCTGCTGGATGCCTACTGGCGCACGGCCAATTACCTGGCCGTTGGCATGATCTATCTGCAGGACAATCCTCTGCTGAAGGAGCCCCTCCAGCCCGAGCACATCAAGAACAGGCTGCTGGGACACTGGGGCTCAAGCCCGGGGCAGGCCTTCATCTGGACCCATGCCAACCGACTGATCAACAAATACGACCTGGACATGATCTACATGTCCGGCCCTGGTCACGGTGCCCCTGGCGCCCGTGGTCCGGTGTACATCGACGGCAGCTACAGCGATCGCTACCCCGATAAATCCCTGGATGCAGAAGGGCTGAAGAAGTTCTTCAAGATGTTTTCCTTCCCCGGTCACATCGGCAGCCACTGCACCGCCGAGATGCCCGGCTCCATCCATGAGGGCGGCGAACTCGGCTATGTGCTCTCCCATGCCTGCGGATCCGTGCTCGACAACCCCGAGCTGATCACCATCGCTTGCGTGGGTGATGGTGAAGCGGAAACCGGACCTCTGGCCACCAGCTGGCACGTCAACAAGTTCATCAACCCGATCCACGACGGGGCCGTTCTGCCGATCCTGCACCTGAACGGCTACAAGATCGCCAACCCGACGATCCTCAGCCGGATCGATCCCGAGGAGCTGGACAACCTGCTCAAGGGGTATGGCTGGACGCCGATTGTTGTGGAGGGATCCGACCCGCTCACGATGCACCGCGAGATGGCCGTGGCTTTCGAGCAGGCCGTGCTCGAAATCAAAGCGGTGCAGGAGCAGGCCCGCAGCAGTGGAGAGGCTTTCCGTCCCCGCTGGCCGATGATCGTGTTGAGGTCCCCCAAGGGATGGACCGGCCCCGAAGAGATCGACGGCAGGAAGGTCGAGAACTTCTGGCGCTCGCACCAGGTTCCCGTCGCGGATGTGAAGACCAACGAGAGCCACCTGCGGCTGCTCGAAGACTGGATGAAGAGCTACCGCCCTGAGGAGCTGTTCGACGAGAACGGCGCCGTGCGCGACCACATCCGGGCTTTGTCGCCCAAGGGCGAGCGTCGCATGGGCAGCAACCCCCACACCAACGGCGGCGTGCTGCGCAGAGATCTGCTCTTCCCCGCCATTGAGCGCTACGCGGTCGACGTTCAGAGCCCCGGCAGCAGCGAAGTGGAGAACACCTATCCCCTGGGAGAGGTGATCCGGGATCTAATCCGAGACAACCCCGGCGGCTACAAGTTGTTCGGGCCCGACGAAACCCACTCCAACCGGCTGGAGGCGGTCTACGAAACCACCAAGAAAGTGTGGATGGCCAACTACTTGCCGGAGGATCTCAACGGCAGCGAGCTTTCCCGTGATGGCTCGGTGATCGAGATGCTGTCCGAGCACACCCTCGTGGGAATGATGGAGGGCTATCTGCTCACCGGTCGCAACGGCTTCTTCCACACCTACGAGGCCTTCGCCCATGTGATCAGCTCGATGTACAACCAGCACTGCAAATGGCTGGAGCACTGCGAAGAGATCCCTTGGCGCGCCCCGATCGGACCCTGGAACTGCCTGATCTCCTCCACCGTCTGGCGGCAGGACCACAACGGCTTCACCCACCAGGATCCCGGCTTCATGGACCTGGCCGGCAACAAGAAAGGATCAATCACCCGGGTCTACCTGCCCGCTGATGCCAACAGCCTGCTCGCTGTCGCCGAGCAGGCCCTGGTGGAGACGAACGTCTCCAACATCATCATTTCCGACAAGCAGAAACATCTCCAATACCTGACATTGGATCAGGCACGGCGCCATGTGGCGAAGGGCATCGGCATCTGGGACTGGGCCTGCAACGACGACTGCGGCACCGACCTTGATGAACCGGATGTGGTGCTCGCCTCCGCCGGTGACATCCCCACCAAGGAATGCCTGGCGGCGATCGAAATCCTGCGGGAGCACATCCCCCAGCTGAAAGTGCGGTACGTGAATGTGGTCAAGCTGTTCTCCCTGGCACCGGCCGGAGAGCACCCCCACGGCCTCACGGACAAGGACTTCAACAGCCTGTTCACAACCGACAAACCGGTGATCTTCAACTTCCATGGCTACCCCTGGCTGATTCACCGGCTCACTTACAGCCGAACGAACCATGCCAACTTCCACGTTCGCGGTTACAAGGAGAAAGGAAACATCAACACACCGCTGGAACTGGCCATCAGCAACCAGATCGACCGCTTCA